The following proteins are co-located in the Gemmatimonadales bacterium genome:
- the mreC gene encoding rod shape-determining protein MreC, translated as MLGLGLVGALLLAHEPWRHSALALVRLPFTFLRAAVRLVILLPRLPSLVEDNARLRHALTARELEVSAARETLRQQHAAGALQAAWPQAAGRLASALARSPLPTQQTLLIDQGRRHGVSEAALVVDAQGVVGRILEAQDATSLVLMLTDPNSRIAGLIERSRETGLLIGRGFSECHLTYLGLEADVQVGDRVVTAGLGGAVPKGLLLGTVTRVERLERAGATRATVTPAASLGRLEEVLCLPPAS; from the coding sequence GTGCTCGGCCTGGGGCTCGTAGGCGCGCTCCTGCTGGCGCACGAGCCGTGGCGTCATAGCGCCCTCGCCCTCGTCCGGCTCCCGTTCACCTTCCTCCGCGCCGCCGTCCGCCTCGTGATCCTCCTGCCGCGCCTGCCCTCGCTGGTCGAGGACAACGCGCGGCTGCGCCACGCGCTGACTGCGCGCGAGCTCGAGGTCTCGGCGGCGCGCGAAACGCTCCGCCAGCAGCACGCCGCCGGCGCGTTGCAGGCGGCCTGGCCGCAGGCCGCCGGCCGGCTGGCGTCCGCCTTGGCCCGGTCTCCGCTGCCCACCCAACAGACGCTCCTCATCGATCAGGGCCGCCGCCACGGCGTGAGCGAAGCCGCGCTCGTGGTGGATGCCCAGGGCGTCGTCGGCCGCATCCTTGAAGCGCAGGACGCCACCTCGCTCGTGCTCATGCTCACCGATCCCAACAGCCGCATCGCCGGGCTGATCGAGCGCTCGCGCGAGACCGGGTTGTTGATCGGCCGCGGGTTCTCAGAGTGCCACCTGACGTACCTCGGCCTGGAAGCGGATGTGCAGGTGGGTGACCGCGTGGTCACCGCGGGGCTGGGGGGCGCGGTGCCGAAAGGGCTGCTGCTCGGCACCGTGACGCGTGTGGAACGCCTGGAGCGCGCCGGGGCAACCCGCGCCACCGTGACGCCGGCCGCGTCACTGGGCCGGCTGGAGGAGGTCCTGTGTTTGCCGCCGGCCTCGTGA